CGCCCGGCAACAACGGTTGTACGGTAAGCGTGAACCGGGCCGAGGACTGGAACGACCGCTTCAACACGACCTTCTCGGTCAGCGGCAGCAACAACTGGGTCGTCACCATCCGCACCAACGGCGGCCAGAGCCTGCAAAACAGCTGGAACGCCTCGATCAGCGGTAGCAGCGGCACCATCACCGCCCGCCCGAACGGCAACGGCAACAACTTCGGCATCACGCTCTACAAGAACGGCAACAACACCACACCCACCGCGACCTGCTCGACCGGCTGACCTGCCGGTCCGGACGGGGCGTCGGCAACTGCCGGCGCCCCGTCCGGCATGTCCGCCCTGGGCGGCAACCGGACGCCACTGATCCGCCGGACCGATCGACGATGGTGTCCGGTGGGGGCGGTGCCGGATGTGGTGCTGAGCGGGGCCGCCAACTGACGTGACGGTCCGGGCCGCATCCGCAGGATGGGGCCCGGACCGCCGTCGTCGACCGTCAGCGGTTGACGATCGTGACCGTCGCCTTGCGGTAGTTGTTGCCCTTGCCCTTGGTCGGGTCGTAGCCCTTCTCGACGTTGCCGGCCGCGTCGACCGAGAACCAGTGGAACGTGGTCGTCTCGGTCACGTGGAACACCTCGCCCGGCTCCCGGAACTCGGTCGCCTGGTAACGCGGCGAGTCCAGGGTGGGACGGCTGCCATCCGTCGTGTAGTAGATGGTGGCCGGTTCGTCGGTCTCGAAGCGCACGTCGACCGAGCCGTGGTAGCGCCCGCCGCCGGGAACGAGGGTGGAGGTGGGCTTCTTCTTGTCCTTGCCCCAGTCCGCCGCGACCCGGAACATCTCCATGATGCCGTTGGCGTACTCCATGGTCTCGGCGTGGCCGCTGACCAGCTCGGGGTTGCCCTCCCACGGCGGCTGGAACGAGCCGCCCTGCCAGTTGCCGGTCGCCGGGTTGTAGACCGAGCCGCCGACCTCCCAGCCGAAGGCGTAGATCCCGTAGGTGTGGTACAGATCCTCACGTACGTTGCCGGCGGAGGAGTAGAGCACGTCCGACGAGCCACCGACGTTCTCCGGCGTGACGACGGTCTCCCGGTAGGCCTTCACCTGCGACAGGATCCGACCGGCCGACTGCCAGTAGAACGCCTCGTCGCCCAGCGGCGGGCGGGGCGTGGTGATCCGTCCGTCCGCGATGTACGCACCCGGCTGCCAGAAGAGCTGACCACCGTTGGAGTGCACCGACATCATGAACTTGATGTTGTCGAACTTCTCGACAAGCCAGATGACGTTCTTCGACTCCGGCTCGGAGAGCTTCTCCGGGCCCTGGTAGGTGTTGCTGATGCAGCTGGTGGAGCCGCCCGCGTAACCGTCGTGACCCGACCCGACCCGGTAGTTGCGGTTCAGGTCCACGCCCCAGGAGTCGCGCCGACCCGGGTCGGCGTTCTCGTCCGGGCAGTGGTTGGTCAGGTTCCGGCGCTGCGACGCGAAGTTGTAGAAGCTGTAGTTCGCGCCGTCCGGGTTGTTGGACAGGATGAAGAAGACGTCGGTGTTGTCGACGATCTTCTTGGTCTCCTTGTCGGAGTTGTAGTTCTGCACCAGCCGCTCGGCGGCTTCCAGCGACGTCGTCGCGGGCACCCACTCGCGGGCGTGGTCCTGCGCCTGGATCAGCACGCCCGGGTTGCGCCCGTCGCGGTGCTTGCCGATCCGCAGCACCGGAATCGTCGCCTCGCCACGCGGCGGATCGCCCGCCGGCGCACCGGCGCGCTTCTGGTCCAGGAAGTCGGTGAGCGCGATCGGGGTGGCCGTCGACGCGACGATGCCGGTGCCGGCGTTCGTGCGGTACGGATGCGCCCGGTCGATCAGACCCTGGGACTGGGTCCGCAGCGCCGTCGCCACCTCAGCGGCGGTGCTCGCGAGCTCACCAGCGGCGTTCTTGGCCAGCAGCACACGTACCGCCTTGCCGTTCACCTCGACCGCGAGCGGAAGGTTCGCCCCCGACCGGTTCACGAACTCGACGGTGATGTCGTTACCGCCCTCGTGACCCCACGCCGCCGAGTGGACCACGACCGCCGACTGCCCGGTGCCACCGATCGTGGCCATCGCCTTGCGCTGGTAGCCGTTCGTCTTGTTCGGCAGGTAGACGATCTGCGCGATCTTCGGGTACTCGCGGGCGATCTCCTCAGCGCGCTGGAAGAGCTGCTGCGGGGTCTTGTATCCGTCGACCAGGTTCCACTTGTAGCCCCGCTTGTCCGTCAACGGCGGAGGGGCGTTCTCCAGCCAGTTCGAGACCTTGCCGGTGGTCACGCCGCCGGTCGCGCTGGTGACCCGGATCTGGTCCGGGCGAGTGTCCAACTTGAACAGGTTCCGGTGGAACATGTACTGCCCGGAGTCGACGAAGCGGCTCATCGTCCGGGCAAAGCCGAACGAGGTGCCCGGGCCGGAGTCGTTCTCGAGCTGCATGCCGACGATCGGGTTGGTCTGCGCCCCCTCGGTGGTGCGCGCCTCCACGTAGAGGAAACCCTGCCCCTTGGTGGTGAACCAGTCGGCGCGGGCGATCCGCACCGTCGCCTGGTGGCTGGCCGGCTGGACCGTCTGAGCCGTACGAGCACCGGACGTGCTGACGGCCTGTAGACCGCCGTCGGCCTCGTCGCTCCAGGTGAAGCCCTCGTCGTCGCCGAGGATCTTGACGCCCATCGCCTCGAGTTCGGCGATCTGCTCGGCGGTGGCCATCACCTCGCCCTCGATGCCGTCGGGCACCCGCTGGAGACCGTGCTCCAGGTCGAAGCCGGCGTCGACGACCTTCTCCAGCATCTCGGCGCCGGTCAGTTGGATGCGTACGTGGCCTATCTCCGCCTGATGCTCCAGGTGCGAGCGCTCTGCGCCGGTCGACGCGGCGGGCTCCGCGCCGACCGGCGCGGGCGCGCCGGCCAAGAGCGTGCTGCCCACCAGGGCGGGCAGCACGAGAAGCGCGATGCGCAGTTTGGTGCGCCGCATGCTTTCCCCTTCCACGTTGTGACGTGCGGTCTCCTATCGGGTGCGTGGAACCTATCGGTGCCGATGAAACTAGACCGGCCTTGATCTGCGCAGTTGAGAGAATCTTGAGCTTCGCCGCCGGCGGGTGCGCCACCTTGCCGGACGAAAACCTCTTCGGCCGCTGGCCGCCGCGGCGAAGACGGTGTGGATCCCGGCGCGAGGGCAGCGCACTGGGAAGAAACATCTAACACGGCGCGGATCCGGGTGCAGGTGACCGGATCGGCCGGTGACCGACGCGGTCTCGCCGGGCAGGGCGCTACGGCAGCTCGGGTTGGCGGCCGACCCGAATCGCCAGCCGGTCGAGGTACCGCACCTGAAGCGCGACCAGCGCGACCAGGAACAGCACCATGATCGGTAGTGGGAGCACCGCGCCGAGGGCCAGTTCGTCGCCACGGACTCGGCCGGTGCCGCCCTGCGCCATCGCCTCGACCGCTGCCGTCCGGGTGCCCGGCGTCTGCCCCACGAGCCACGGCCAGAGCAGTTGCCCGGCGGTGACCAGCCAGGTCACCAGACCGGCCAGCAGCACCATCGGTGCGGCCGGGGCGAGCATCGTGCGCCCCAGCCCGCCGCCGGCCCGCCACCTGGGCTCCAGTCCGCGAAACAGCACGGTGAACAGGAACAGCGCCGGGATGCTGACCCAGCCGGGCGGCATGATCCCGAGGAAGGTGTTGAGCTGGCCGAGGTCACGGGTCCGTAGGTAGGACTCGATGGCGAGCGGTCCGGTGCCGACGAACAGCCACGGCGCGAACGGCAGAAGGAGCAACTCGCTGAACCGGCCCAGGGGGCGCAGCCCGCCGATGGCGAAGCCGCCGGCCACGGCGACACCGATGGTGACGACCGTCGTCAGCAGCGTCGGCAGCCAGGTCCAGACCAGCAGGTCGCCCAGGCTGGCGCCCGGCAGCAGCCCAAGGTCGTTGGTGTACCGGAAGCTGCGGCGCAGCCACGGCCACGCCGCCCACAGCATCAGGCCGACCGACACCACGCCCGCCGCGGCCAGCCCGATCCGGGCCGCACGACTGCCCTCGCCCGGCGCTGCCGGCGGCCCGGCAGGCGCGGTGGCCTTCGGTCCGGACGTGTCGGGGTGCGCGGCCGGTCGTTCGGCGATCTCGATCCGGGTGCGGCTGGCCAGCAGCAGTGCCGTCGCCGCCAGGCCCAGCACGGCCAGGACGGCGAGCAGCAGCACTGCCTCGGCGGAGCCGCGACCGAGGTCCATCCGAGCCAGGGACAGGGCGACAATGTTCGTCAGGGGCAGGGGCGCGCGGTTGCTGGCGATCAGCATCGGCGCGACGAAGCTCTGCAACGTGGCCGCGATGATCCCGATCAGCAGCAGGCCGGCCACGGTCGCTGCCGCCGGCAGCGCGTCGTTCAGCCGGCGACGACCGCGTAGCGTGCCGAGGAAGGCGGTGGTGGCGACGGCGACGACGAGCCCCGCGCCACCGACCGCGGTCAGCTCCGCGAGCATCGCGTACGGGCGGGCCAGCGAGCCCGGTTCGATGCGGTCGAGGCGCCAACCGAGGATCAGCGCCACCGGCGCGTACCCGGCGACCGGCACGGCCAACAGGGCTCGGGTGGCCAGCCGAGCCCGCCGCCCGGCCCGGTCGGCGAGCAGTGCCAGCACCGGTGCGACCAGCAGGGCCAGCACGAGCGGGACGATCGCCAACAGCAGGGCCATTCGGTACTCGCCGACGATGCCCTGCTCGAAGCGCTGTCGGTAGTGGTCGGTGCCGACGTCGATCGACGGGTTGAGCAGGCGGTCCTGGGTCGACGGGCCGAGCAGGCGGTCCCGGGTCGTGGAGCGAGCTATCGCCAGCCCGGTGGGCAGCAGATAGGACCAGGCGAGGGCGAGAAGGGCGGGAAGCAGCAGCAGGAATCCGATGCCGATCCGGATGCCGGTGCCCAGTGGGGCGCGCGGTGCCGGCACGGACAGTGCTGGGCTGGTCATCGTGCTCCTCGTGTGATCGGGTGCTTGGCCGGCCCGACGATAGGCGCAACGATCAAGTAGGGCCATCACCGTCCGCAACTTATGTCCACAAGGGCCAGACAGTGTGGCGGTGTGGCCAAGCCCGGTACGCGAGCAGCGAGTACGCGGCCCACCGTCGTGGCCGGTAGCCGGTCAGCCCTTGACGGCACCGATCAGCACGCCCTTGACGAAGTGCCGCTGGATGAACGGGTAGACGGCGACGATCGGCGCGACGGTGACGATGACCACCGCCATCTTGATCGCCTCGGTGGGCGGCATGGTGACGCCGCTGCTGCCGCCGGAGGTGTTCGGAGCCTGCCCGGCCAGCAGGTAGCTCTGCAACACCCGCTGGATCGGGTACATGTCGTTGCTGTCGATGAAGAGCACCGCGTCGAACCAGACGTTCCAGTAGGCCACCGCGTAGAAGAGGCCGACCACCGCGATCACCGCCCGGGACAGCGGCAGGACGATCCGGGCCAGGGTCAGGAAGTCGTTGGCGCCGTCGATGCGGGCGCTGTCCAGCAGTTCCTGCGGGATGCCCTGGAAGAAGCCCCGGACGACGACCAGGTTGAACACGCTGATCGCGGGGGGCAGGATCAGCGCCCAGATGGTGTCCTTGAGGCCCAGCCCGGTCACCACGAGGTACTTCGGCACCAGCGGCGGGTAGATCAGGAACGGCAGCAGGAAGTACGCGAGCAGCCACCGGTAGCCCAACGAGCGCGGCCGGGACAGCCCGTACGCGGCGAGCACCGTCACGGTCAGCGCGATGGCGGTGCCGATGACGGTGACCAGGGTGCTGATCCACAGTGCCCGGGTGACGGCGCCACCGGCGAAGATGGTCTCGTACGCGGAGGTGTCGATTCCCCTGGGGACGACCACGAAGCCGCCGGCCTCGGCGATCGTCTCCCGCGAGGAGAGGCTGGTCACCAGGATCACCCAGAACGGGAAGAGCACGCCGAGCACGAGCAGGCCGAGCAGCAGCGCCTTGCCGGCCTGACCGACCGCTGTGGGTTTCTCCTCCCACACCGGGCGGGTACGCGGCCGGGGCGGCTTCCGGGCGATGGTGGTGGTCATGAGCGCGAGTAGATCCCTCGTTCGCCGAGCAGGTGCGCCACCTTGTTGGCGGCCAGGATCAGGCAGAGCCCGATGGCGGCCTTGAAGAGGCCGGCCGCGGCACCGTAGCCGTAGTTCCCGGTGGCGATGGAGAAGTGGTAGACGAAGGTGTCGAGCACCTCCGAGGCCTGCCGGCCGACGGCCTCGCGTTGCAGGAGGAACTGCTCGAAGCCGACCGAGAGCGCGTCGCCCAACCGCAGGATGAGCAGCAGTACGATCACCGGGCGCAGGCCGGGCAGGGTGATGTGCCAGAGCCGGCGCCACCGTCCGGCGCCGTCGGCCGCCGCCGCCTCGTAGAGGTTCTGGTCGATGGTGGATAGCGCGGCCAGGAAGACGATGGTGCCCCAGCCGACGTCCTTCCAGACCGCCTCGGCGGTGACCAGGATGATGAAGGTGTCCGGGTTGGTCATGATGTGCCACGGTTCCATCCCGGCCTCGCGCATCGTCTGCGCCAGCAGACCGGCGCCGCCGAACATGGCGACGAAGAAGGTGACCACCAGCACCCAGCTGAAGAAGTGCGGCAGGTACACCACGGTCTGGATGAAGCCGCGCAGCCGGCTGGAGAGCAGGTTGTGCAGCGCGATCGCCAGCAGGATCGGCAGCGGAAAGAAGAAGACCAGCTGGAACGCGGTGATCGCCAGGGTGTTGCGGAACGCGCCCCAGAACGCCGGGTCCTCGAAGAGGAGCTGGAACTGCCCGAAGCCGATCCAGTTGCTCTGCGTGAACGCCTCAAGTGGATTGTCACCGAGGTACGGGTTGTAGTCCTGAAAGGCGATGACGTTGCCGAGGATCGGCAGGTAGCTGAAGACCAGCAGGATGAGGAAGCCCGGTGCGACCATGGCCAGCAGCTGCCAGTCGCGGCGCAGCCGGGCCCGCAGCGAGATCCGGCGACGGCCGGTGCGGGGCGCGGGTGGCCCGGCCGGTGGGCTCGCCCCGCGAGGCCGGGTCCGGTCGGTCCCGGCCTCGACGGGTGCGTGACTGGTGCTCATCAGTTGGCCTTGGGCAGCGATTCCGCGAGCAGGCGCCGGGCCTCCTCACCGCCGTTGGCCTTCCATTCCTGCACGATGGCGTCGACGTCGGACAGCGGCCGGCGGCCCCGCAGCACGTCGTTGAACTTGTCCTCGGTGGGCACCTGGTTGGCCTTGTAGGCGGCCGGCATCTCCAGCTTCACCCCGTTCCAGGGGTCCTTCTCCAGGTACTTGACCATCTGGTTGGAGTAGTTCAGCAGGTCCGGGACGTAGTTGGGGGTGTCCGGGAACGGCCCGATGGCCGGGTTGCGACCGCTGATGAAGAAGTACTGGTTGACGATTTCCTTGAACGCCAGGTCGGTCTTGCGGGGGCCGTTCGGCGTCGGGGTGTGGTGTTTGCCCTCCACCCCGTAGTCGCGTAGCTGTGCCTCCTGGCTACCCAGCGGCGCGGAGCACCAGTTGATGACGCGCAGCAGTTCCTCGACGCGTTCCTTGCCGACGCCCTTCTTGACGAAGGTGAACGAGATCGGCTCGTCGTCGCCCCAGACCAGGGGATCCCCGCCGGTGGCGGAGTAGATCGGCACCGGCTGGATGTTGAGCTTGGGGTTCACCTTCTGGTGTTCGGCCTGGGCCGGCTGCCACATGCCGACCCCCGCCCGGGTGAAGACGATCGCGCCGTTCTTGGCGAAGAGTTGGGCGGAGTCGGCGCCCCGGCTGGCGATGATGTCCGGGTGGACCAGGCCGTCCTGGTAGATCTTCGCCATCACCTCAAGTGCCTGGCGGAACTCCGGGGTCTCGTACTTGAACTCGGGGGTGCCGTCGGAGGTCAGCCGCCAGCCCTGCTTGGAGCCGGGCACCTTGTGGTACATCTGGATCATGGCGAAGACGTCGTCGAAGGCCCACACCTTCTTCGCCGGGTCGGTGACCTCCTTCGCCATCGCCAGCAGTTCGTCAAGCGAGGTCGGGATGGTCAGGCCGCGGGCGTCCAGCAGGTCCTTGCGGGTGAACATCGCCCACGGGAACGGTCCGTCGGTCGGGTTGGGCACCGCCGCGAGGCGTCCGTTCCAGATGGCGTGCCGCCAGGCCCCGGTCGGGAAGGCAGCCAGCATCGGGTAGGCGTCTGCCGCGTCGCCCTTGAGGTGGTCGGTCAGATCCTCGAAGAGTACGCCGATGGCCTCGGCGAACCGCGGGATCTTCTCCACCTCCCAGCCCGGTACGCAGAGCAGTTCCGGAACGTCCCGGCCGCCGAACATGGCGTTGAGCTTGTCCGCGTACGTGTTGCCGTCCTGGATGGTGAAGTTGACCGGGACGCCGAGTTCCGCGTTTACCGCCTGGAGGTAGGCGCTCTGGGCGATGCCGGGCGGTGCGGGACCCCACTGTGGGGTCATCGCCGTGATCTCCTTGCCGCTGCTGCCCGGCTTCTCGCTGATCAGGTCGACCAGGTTGCTCGGATATTTGGTGTATCCGTCCGGCACCGGCCGGGTGCCGACGATGTCCGGCGCGATGCTCTGGGTCAGCTCCTTGTGGGTGGGCAGGATGTCGGCGAAGGCGTCCAGGTTCTGCGCGGTGCCGCTGCCGGCCGGCTTCTCCGAGCAGCCGGTGAGCAGTGGGCCGCCGGCGACGGTGGCCGCGCCGAGGCCCACCAGGCCGAGGAAGGTACGGCGGCTGCTCCTCGCACCGGAGTGCTGATATGTCATCGGTCTTCCCCTTCGAGAAGGGCTCGGTCGCGAACCGACGCGCACAAGTGCGCGACTTCGTCTGGATGCTAAACAAACTAATCGACGGTCGTGACGCCCACAAGAGCCCCGGCCCAGGACCCGAGGCGCGGCAGAGGTTCTGGTCGCACCGTGCCGGCTCGATGGGATTTGCGCTCGGTGACCTAAGCTTGCGAGCGGTACTCGGCTTTTGCTCCAAACAAGACTGAGGTGCGATCGTGGTGGACGGTACCGCCGTGGCGGGCGGCGAACAGGACAGGCCCAAGTTGGATACCGGTGTGCCGCAGACGGCTCGGATCTGGAACTACCTGCTCGGCGGCAAGGACAACTTCGCCGCCGATCGTGAGGTCGGCGACCAGATCATCGCCAACCTGCCACATCTCGCGCAGAACGCCAGGCTCTCCCGGGCCTACCTCACCCGCGCGGTGCGCTACCTGGCCGGTGCGGCCGGCATCCGGCAGTTCCTCGACATCGGCACCGGCCTGCCCACCGCCGACAACACCCACGAGGTGGCCCAGTCGGTCAACCCGCAGGCGCGGATCGTCTACGTCGACAACGACCCGCTGGTGCTGACCCATGCCCGCGCGCTGCTGGTGGGCACGTCCGAAGGCGCCACCGACTACGTCGACGCGGACATCCGCGACCCCGAGACAATTCTCCGGGAGGCGTCGCGGACGCTGGACCTGAACCAGCCGGTCGCGCTGATCCTGATGGGCATCCTCGGCCACATCGAGTCCGACGACGAGGCCAAGTCGATCATCGACAGCGTCATGGCCAAGCTGCCCTCCGGCAGTTACCTGGCGATGTACGACGGCAGCGACACCAGCGAGGCGGTCACCGAGGCCGTACGGATCTGGAACATCTCCGCCAATCCGAAGTACCACCTGCGCAGCCCGGAGCGGATCGCGGCTCTCTTCGACGGTCTGGAGCTGGTCGAGCCCGGCGTCGTCTCGGTCACCCGCTGGCGCCCCGACGCGAACCCGGCGCCCGAGGAGATCGACCAGTACTGCGCGGTCGGCCGCAAGCCGTAAGTCAGGGACGCTCGGCGGCTGCGGTCACGCTCGGGACCGCAGCCGCCCCTCCTCAGTGGGACCGGCCGACCCGGGTGCGTTGGGTCAGGGCGACGCAGGCCAGCACCACCAGCGCGGCAACGATCGAGGCCGGGGTGACGTGCTCGCCGAGCAGCAGTGCCGACCAGAGCAGGGTGAGCACCGGCTGAGCGAGTTGGAGCTGGCCGACCTGCGCGATGCCGCCCCGGGCCAGGCCGGCGTACCAGGCGAAGAAGCCGAGGAACATGGAGACCACGGTGAGGTAGCCGAACGCCGACCAGGCGGGCGGACCGGCGTGCGGGGGGTGGGCCAGCGCCGCCACGGCAGCGATCGGCAGGGTGGCGGGCAGCGACAGCAGCAGGGCCCAGCAGATCGTCCGGGCTCCGCCCAGTTCGCGGGCGAGCGCGCCGCCCTCGGCGTACCCGAGACCGGCGAGCGCGACTGCCGCGAGCAGGAACAGGTCGGCCACGGAGAGGGCGCCGCGCAGCGTGCCGCTGACGGCCAGGAAGGCGAGCACGGCCAGCAGCCCGCCGGCGCTCGCGAGCCAGAACAGCGGCGGCGGGCGCTCACCGGCGCGCAGCACCGCGAAGACGGCGGTCATGGCGGGCAGCACGGTGATCACGATCGCGCCGTGCGCGGAGGTCTGGCTGGTCAACGCCAGCGAGGTGAAGAGCGGGAAGCCGACCACGACGCCGAGGGCAACCAGCACCAGCCGGCGCCACTGGCCCCGGCTGGGGCGCGGCGCGCCGGTGACGCGCAGGTAGCCCCAGGCCAGCAGCGCCGCACCGACGGACCGGCCGAACGAGACGAACCAGGGGTCGAGTTGTTGCACGGCGACCCGGGTGGCCGGCAGCGACATGCTGAACGCGAGCACGCCCAGCGCGCCGAGGGTGAGGCCGACCGTCCGCTCCACCGTTACCGCCGACCTGGCGGTAACGCTACTATCAACTCTCATGAAAGACGGTAACGCAGCCGAGCGTGTTATCCAAGATCTGCGTCGGCTGGTGGCTGCGGCGGCACCCGGCACGCGACTGCCCTCGGTGCGCGAGCTGACCGCCCGGCACCAGGCATCCCCGGTCACCGTCGCCGGGGCGCTCCGGCAGTTGGTCGCCCAGGGGCTGGTCGAGACCCGATCCGGCCGGGGCACCTACGTGGCTGCCCGGCCGCAGCGACCGCACGCACCCGACCTGGCCTGGCAGACCGTTGCCCTCGGTTCCCGCCGTCCCGGCGAGGAGGAGATGCAGGCGCTACTGGCGCTACCGCCGGCCGGGGCCATCGCGCTCTCCGGTGGTTACCTCGACGCGGAGTTGCAGCCCGCCGCCGCGCTCGGCACCGCGCTCACCCGCGCCGCCCGGCAGCCCGCGTCCTGGCAACGTGGGCCGGTCGAGGGGCGGGCCGACCTGCGTGCCTGGTTCGCCCGCGAGGTCGGCGGTGGACTGCGCGCCGAGGACATGGTGATCTGCCCCGGTGGGCAGGCCGCGCTCTCCACGGCGCTACGCGCGCTCGCCGTACCCGGTGACGCCCTGCTCGTCGAGGCGCCGACCTACCTGGGCGCGCTGGCCGCCGCCGGGGCGGCCGGGCTGCGGGTGGTGCCGGTGCCCGCCGACGCCGACGGCGTACGACCCGATCAGCTCGCCGCCGCGTTCGCCCGGACCGGAGCGCGGCTGTTCTACTGCCAGCCGCTGCACGCCAACCCGCATGGCGCGACCCTGGCCGCGCACCGGCGGGCCCGGGTCGCCGAGACCGTACGCGACGCCGGGGCGTTCCTGATCGAGGACGACTACGCCCGCGATCTGACCATCGACGGGGAGCCGCCGGCACCGCTGGCCGCCGACGATCCCGACGGGCACGTCGTCTACCTGCGGTCGCTGACGAAGTCCACCGCCCCGGGGTTGCGGGTCGCCGCGCTCGGTGCCCGGGGGCCGGCCGGTGCCCGGTTGCGCGCGGCCCGCCTGCTCGACGACTTCTTCGTCGCCGGACCACTGCAACAGGCCACCATCGAGTTCGTCACCGCCCCGGCCTGGACGCGGCACCGGCGCGCCCTGCGTACCGCGCTGCGGGCCCGCCGCGAGGCGCTGCTGACCGCGCTGCGCCGGCACCTGCCGCACCTGCTCGACGGGCAGCCGGTCCCGCGTGGCGGCCTGCACCTCTGGGTGCGGCTGGCCGACGGCACCGACGACGTCGCGCTGGCCGCCGCCGCAGCCGCCGAAGGCGTCGTCGTCTTTCCCGGCCGCCCCTGGTACGCGACCGAACCGCCGGCGGCGCACCTGCGCCTCAGCTACGCCGCCACCCCACCGGAACTGATGGACGAGGCCGTGCGCCGCCTGGCCCGCGCCATCTAGGGCGCTGGCTGCTCCGCGCCCGGTCCAGCACGAGCCGGGCCGGCTCACAGGTCGCGACGGCGAAAGACCACCGTGGTGAGCCCGAGCACGAGGACGACCCAGAGCGCGGCCCAGGCGAGGTAGGTGCCGGTGAGTGCGGCCTCGCCCAGGAACGGGTGGCCTTGCATGGCCGGCCCGAACTCGATCAGCATGGACGGGTCCTGGAAGGCGTTCATCGCCCCGCGCCACAGTCCGTCGGTCGGCAACAGCATCCGGGAGACGGTGCCCACCCGGGCCACGCTCTCGTTGTCCAACGCGGTGCCGAAGGCGCCGACCACCCCCGCGATCCAGGTCGACCCGAACAGGCCGACGGCCACCACGCCCGAGGCCATCGGTGAGCTGACGCTGGACAGCAGCAGACCCAGGGTCAGCAGGACGGTGGCCTGTGCGGCGAGCAACGCCAGGCCGGTCACCGGCGCCGGTGGCCAGTAGCCCACGGTGAGCCGGACGACGAGCAACTGAGCGAGTCCGGCCACGGTCACGAAGCCCGCGCCGAAGCAGACCAGCCCCAGCCACTTACCCAGTAGCACCGCCGAGCGGCGTACCGGCCGGGCCAGGATCGCCAACGCCGCACCGGACTCCATGTCGCCGGCCAGGGTGGGGCCGGCGAGGAACGCGGTACCGAGCGCGGCGATCAGGCTCAGGCCGAACATCACCAGGTTGAGCACGAGGGATGCGACCAGTCGCGCCTCGCCGCTGGTGAGCCCGTCGAACTCGGCGTC
This DNA window, taken from Micromonospora sp. FIMYZ51, encodes the following:
- a CDS encoding ABC transporter permease subunit; this encodes MTVRTVLTVAGLTLQEAARRRVLRSLAVLTVLLLALSAWGFSRIDAEFDGLTSGEARLVASLVLNLVMFGLSLIAALGTAFLAGPTLAGDMESGAALAILARPVRRSAVLLGKWLGLVCFGAGFVTVAGLAQLLVVRLTVGYWPPAPVTGLALLAAQATVLLTLGLLLSSVSSPMASGVVAVGLFGSTWIAGVVGAFGTALDNESVARVGTVSRMLLPTDGLWRGAMNAFQDPSMLIEFGPAMQGHPFLGEAALTGTYLAWAALWVVLVLGLTTVVFRRRDL
- a CDS encoding SAM-dependent methyltransferase — protein: MVDGTAVAGGEQDRPKLDTGVPQTARIWNYLLGGKDNFAADREVGDQIIANLPHLAQNARLSRAYLTRAVRYLAGAAGIRQFLDIGTGLPTADNTHEVAQSVNPQARIVYVDNDPLVLTHARALLVGTSEGATDYVDADIRDPETILREASRTLDLNQPVALILMGILGHIESDDEAKSIIDSVMAKLPSGSYLAMYDGSDTSEAVTEAVRIWNISANPKYHLRSPERIAALFDGLELVEPGVVSVTRWRPDANPAPEEIDQYCAVGRKP
- a CDS encoding PLP-dependent aminotransferase family protein — encoded protein: MKDGNAAERVIQDLRRLVAAAAPGTRLPSVRELTARHQASPVTVAGALRQLVAQGLVETRSGRGTYVAARPQRPHAPDLAWQTVALGSRRPGEEEMQALLALPPAGAIALSGGYLDAELQPAAALGTALTRAARQPASWQRGPVEGRADLRAWFAREVGGGLRAEDMVICPGGQAALSTALRALAVPGDALLVEAPTYLGALAAAGAAGLRVVPVPADADGVRPDQLAAAFARTGARLFYCQPLHANPHGATLAAHRRARVAETVRDAGAFLIEDDYARDLTIDGEPPAPLAADDPDGHVVYLRSLTKSTAPGLRVAALGARGPAGARLRAARLLDDFFVAGPLQQATIEFVTAPAWTRHRRALRTALRARREALLTALRRHLPHLLDGQPVPRGGLHLWVRLADGTDDVALAAAAAAEGVVVFPGRPWYATEPPAAHLRLSYAATPPELMDEAVRRLARAI
- a CDS encoding DMT family transporter — translated: MERTVGLTLGALGVLAFSMSLPATRVAVQQLDPWFVSFGRSVGAALLAWGYLRVTGAPRPSRGQWRRLVLVALGVVVGFPLFTSLALTSQTSAHGAIVITVLPAMTAVFAVLRAGERPPPLFWLASAGGLLAVLAFLAVSGTLRGALSVADLFLLAAVALAGLGYAEGGALARELGGARTICWALLLSLPATLPIAAVAALAHPPHAGPPAWSAFGYLTVVSMFLGFFAWYAGLARGGIAQVGQLQLAQPVLTLLWSALLLGEHVTPASIVAALVVLACVALTQRTRVGRSH